Genomic segment of Vicinamibacteria bacterium:
ACGAGAGTGAGCGAACACGTGTCTTTGCGAAGAAATCCGTCTGTGGTCGCGTTTTGTCTCTTCATCACCGCCCTCACCGGCGTCTATGGCTTCGTGGGTGACAAGACTTTCTGGGGCGACTGGCTTTCGATCGCGCCGTCGGCCATTTGGGCCTTGTTCCTTCTGCCCACCGTGGCCCTCCTCCGAAGTCGGATGGCGTTCCTGTTTCTCCTGGGATTTACGCTGGCTACGACCGACTGGCCTGGCCACGTGGGCGCAAGGGCTTCGTCCCCTTCGGACACGATTCGCGTCGTTTCGTGGAACATCGGAGCCGAAAACGCGGAGTGGGCGGATGCGGTACGATCCTTGAAGCCGGACATCGTGCTGGTTCAGGAAAGCTCCAAGCCCCTGTCCGTGTGGAAAGGGTTCGACTGGTATGGGACGCCGGATCCGGGAACGCTCACTCGCTTTCCCGCCGAAATCTTGCCGACGGAAAAAGTGGGTCCCTGGTCCGCGCCCCAGCTCCTTCTCGTCGACGTGCGGGGCAGAAAAATACTCGTCGCGAACGTCCACCTGATGCTTCCCGCCGCCGTCCTCCAGCTCGTCGACCCGCTCGAGGCGAACCCGCTCGAGAACTATCGGTTGCGGGTCGGACAATTCGATCGGCTCGCCTCGCTCATCCGGTCCACCGCCGAGACCACGGGCGCCCAAGGCATCATCCTCGCCGGCGACTTCAACACGCCCGCTCGGATGCCATCGCTCGACCCGCTTCGTGTCTTTCTCACCGACGCCTGGACCACCCGCGGTTCCGGCTGGAGTGCCACCATGCCGGCGTTTCTGCCCCTCGAGCGGATCGATCACATCTGGGTATCACCCGGCGTGGAGCCGATCACGGTCCGCGTGGTGCCGCTCGACGGCTCCGATCATCGCGCCGTCGTTGCCGATCTTCGTGTCGATTAGAGCAGGGTGACGAGAAAATCGGTCCACCTTGCGCGAGCGGAGCGAGCACGGCGCGCCTGCCGCGCCGTAAGCGGCCCGAGCCGTGGCGGCCGATCGACCACGGGTCCCGCCACGGCACTGAGCAGTTTATAAAGAGGAAGAACGTGATCACCCTGGGCCGCACACGAGCGCAAGGCATCGTGCTTCGTATCGCGCTCTACGGGGGAGCACTGATCGTCGGCGTTCCGCTGGCCTTTGCTTACGCGATGACGAGCACCCTCCGATCACCTATTTCCACGACGCCGACCGCGGGCTACGAGATCGTCTCCTTCGGCTCAGAGGGTCTCCGTCTTCGGGGCTGGCTCCGAAAAGGTGGTCACGACCAAGCGGCATTCGTGGTCGTCCACGGGCTCGGCGACACGCTCGAGAGCTATCTGGAGCACGCTCGGCCGCTCGTCGACCGGGGCCACACCGTTCTCCTCTTCGATCTTCGGGCTCACGGCGGAAGCGAGGGGTCCCGTACGACCTTGGGAGGTCGCGAAAGGAAGGACGTGCGCGCCGCCTTGCGGTACCTCCGGGAGGCCGAGCTCGGTGGCGCGGGCTTCGTTCTGATGGGCCACTCCATGGGCGCGGTCGCCGTTCTCCTGGCGGCGGCCGACGAGCGCGACGTCCGTGCCGTCATCGCGGAAGCGCCCTACGACACCTACCGCAACACCGTGACCCATCACGCCCGCATCTTCTTCGGCCTTCCGTCCTGGATGCCCTGGATCCCTCTTTCGATCGCATTCGCCGAGCTCATCGCCGGTTTCGACGCCGACGCCATCGACTGCGTCTCCGCGGCCGAACGCATTCACGCTCCCCTTCTCGCGATCGTCGACGGCGAAGATTCGCGCATGCCCGAGCCGGTCGTGCGGCGCATCTTCGACGCCCATTCCGGCCCTAAGGAGTTATGGATTGCCGCCGGTGTGGATCACGTCGGCGCGATCCTGAACCCCGATTGGAAGGAAAGAGTCATCGAGTTCTTGGACGACCACGGGCTCTGACCGCCGTGAATGCGCCCTTTCTCCGAGGGCGCTTCTACTCGTTCGCCGCGGCAACCCCCAGGGCTTTGAGGCGAGCCGCCACGTCGGCGCCCGCGGTTCCGGTTTTCACTTCCTTGTCGATGTAGAGGATTTTGCCGTCGCCGCCGATGTAGAACGTCCAGCGGTACGGGAGCTCGCGCTCCGCCGTCACCACGCCATAGGCCTTGGCCACGGATTTCTCTGGGTCGCTCAGGAGAGGATAGTCGAGCGAGAGCGACTGGGCGAACTCTTTGTTCGTCGCCGTCGTATCGCAGCTCGCGGCGAAGTAGGTGACATCGAACGACCGGATCTCGTCGCCGCTCTCACGGAGCGACTTGCATTCGGCCGTTCAGCCAGCGGTAAAGGCTTTGGGGAACCAGGCGAGCACGACCGTCTGTCCCTTCAGCTCCGACAGACGATGGGTTTTTCCATCCGTGCCCTCGAGTGCGAAGTCGGGAGCGGCATCTCCAACAGTGAGCTCGGCGGCCAGAAGGCCGCTAGCGAAGAGCAAAAGGCAAATCGTCCAAAGAGCGAATCTCTTCATCGAAATCTCCTTCTTCGAAGCCCAGAGACGACGGGAGTCTAGCCCGGCGCGTCGCCGGCGGCAAACCATCCGTGGTGACTTGGATCGCTCGGCCCCATCTCTCAT
This window contains:
- a CDS encoding endonuclease/exonuclease/phosphatase family protein, which codes for MVAFCLFITALTGVYGFVGDKTFWGDWLSIAPSAIWALFLLPTVALLRSRMAFLFLLGFTLATTDWPGHVGARASSPSDTIRVVSWNIGAENAEWADAVRSLKPDIVLVQESSKPLSVWKGFDWYGTPDPGTLTRFPAEILPTEKVGPWSAPQLLLVDVRGRKILVANVHLMLPAAVLQLVDPLEANPLENYRLRVGQFDRLASLIRSTAETTGAQGIILAGDFNTPARMPSLDPLRVFLTDAWTTRGSGWSATMPAFLPLERIDHIWVSPGVEPITVRVVPLDGSDHRAVVADLRVD
- a CDS encoding alpha/beta fold hydrolase, whose translation is MITLGRTRAQGIVLRIALYGGALIVGVPLAFAYAMTSTLRSPISTTPTAGYEIVSFGSEGLRLRGWLRKGGHDQAAFVVVHGLGDTLESYLEHARPLVDRGHTVLLFDLRAHGGSEGSRTTLGGRERKDVRAALRYLREAELGGAGFVLMGHSMGAVAVLLAAADERDVRAVIAEAPYDTYRNTVTHHARIFFGLPSWMPWIPLSIAFAELIAGFDADAIDCVSAAERIHAPLLAIVDGEDSRMPEPVVRRIFDAHSGPKELWIAAGVDHVGAILNPDWKERVIEFLDDHGL
- a CDS encoding peroxiredoxin, whose amino-acid sequence is MRDGAERSKSPRMVCRRRRAGLDSRRLWASKKEISMKRFALWTICLLLFASGLLAAELTVGDAAPDFALEGTDGKTHRLSELKGQTVVLAWFPKAFTAGUTAECKSLRESGDEIRSFDVTYFAASCDTTATNKEFAQSLSLDYPLLSDPEKSVAKAYGVVTAERELPYRWTFYIGGDGKILYIDKEVKTGTAGADVAARLKALGVAAANE